GCGCGTAAGAAAGAAAACAGCCACTCCGGTAATAATTGGAAATGCAATTATCCACTTTTTATTCCTGAGTAACAGTTGTATGAATTCTATAAAGTTCACGTTTGTTAGTTTTAGTTATTGTTAAATCTTCTGCCGCAAAATTGCTCCAGCTGCATGTAATAATTTTTTAAATCGTTGATGGTAGTTTCGACTTCCGTTTGTGTCTTGGTATAAATCTCCGTTACACGCGAAAGTTCTCCAAGTGCAATAGCACCCTGATTAAATTCTTTCTCAGCCATTTTCTGATGTACATAAGCTGCGTTAACAGCCTCGCTTTTTATTCGTAAAATATTTTTTTGCGATTGCACATTGTTATATAAGATGGTTATTATTTTGTGCAACTCAAATATTACTTCTTCGCGTTTATATGTTGCCACTCTTTGTTCGGCTTTGTACACATTTACCAAATCATGATTACTGGCAATATCGTAAAGTGAAAACGACACCGATGGACCGTAGCCGTATCCAACCTGTGTTTGATTTATTACCGAATTGCCGTATTGACCATTGCTGATGTTGGCACTAAACTTTACTGCATCCATCCAACTTTTTCTTACACGTTTAGTATCGGCACCGGCTTTTTCTATTAAGGCATCCTGTATTTTTATGGTGGCGTAGTTAGCACCGGCCCATGCAAACAAACTATCGATGGGAGGCATATTTAACTCGTTATCAGCATTGGATGGTACATTCTGTGCCCACACATTAGAAGTACCAAAAAACACTATCAATAAAAATAAATTTTTCATCGTGTTATACATTTTCCTCCTGCAACAAAGCCGGGAATGTTTTCATAAATATTTTGAAATCGGTTTTGAAAGAAAATTCTTTTGCGTAAGTTTTATCGAGTTCTATACGCTCTTGCTCCGAAACTTCGCCCTTTCCACGTTTGGTAATTTGCCATAATCCTGTTAGGCCCGAAGGTGCATTGAAACGGGATATGGCATCATCTGTTGTTAGTTTTTCTGCTTCGTACAATGGCAGCGGCCTGTTGCCAATGAGCGACATATCGCCTTTCAAAATATTTATTAGTTGCGGCAATTCATCGATGCTGGTTTTGCGTAAAAGCTTTCCCAGTGGAGTTACCCGCGGATCGTTTGCTATTTTCATAAAGGCCGCTTCTTTTTTTTGTGCTTTGCGCATCAAATGCAGATTTTCGCATATTACCACATCATCGGCAATCAGTAAAGTAGAACATGTCTCTGTCAATATTTCGCAAAATGGGCATGTACGTATTGTTGAAGAATCCGTTGATGTTTTATATTGATTCAAATCTTTCATGAGCCCAGTTTGCTTATCAGACTGCGCGTACATAGTTCTGAATTTTATCATTCCAAAGGTTTTATAATATTGACCTACACGTGGTGATACATAAAAGATATTGCCACGTGATGTTAGTTTTATTAAAATGGCTGCAACAATTAACACAGGAGAAAATAGAATCAATCCTGCAAGGGCAGCGCAAATATCATATGACCGTTTAAAGTGTTTGTACATGACTATTTATTTATTGATTTTGTAAGTAAATGATTGGCAAGCATCAGGTGCAAACGAAAGCTCAGTTCTGTAGGATTAAAAGGTTTTAATAAATAATCCTTAGCACCATTTTTAAAGCAACTGATTTTGTCGTTGCTGTTTTCCACACTCGATAACATGAGTACAGGTGGCATTTTAAGATTTGCGATTTTCAATGCTTTGAGGAATTCTATTCCTGTCATTTCGGGCATCATTATGTCCGCTATAATGGCATCAGGGGTTCCGCCTCCTTGCAACCATGCAAGTGCATTTAATGCATTTTCCATTTCTACCACTTCGAAACTCGATTGAAGGTAGTGCGACAAAAGCTTTCGTGTTGAAAGCTGATCTTCGATAATTAAAATTTGATTTTTCATCTCTGTTATTATTTTGATGCAAAAGTGCGGTCAAAACAGGTGCAGAAATGTTTAATTCGATTAATGTGGTTTTTGGGAGGTTAAAAAAGACATTACCGCTGCTAAAAAAATCAGATAATGTTTAAACGGGCTTGCAAATTGGCTTTGTACTTGTTTCCGATAGGGATAATATGGCCGCCAACTATGGAAGTTTCGGCATCAAAATTCTCCAGAAAATTGAGGTTAATGATGTAGGAACGATGCACACGCATAAACTGCTTGTTCATCTTTAATTTGTCCTCAATGTTTTTCATGGTTGAATTAACCACATGGGTTTTTTCTTTCAGATGTACTTTTACATAATCGCCAA
This window of the Bacteroidota bacterium genome carries:
- a CDS encoding TolC family protein — translated: MKNLFLLIVFFGTSNVWAQNVPSNADNELNMPPIDSLFAWAGANYATIKIQDALIEKAGADTKRVRKSWMDAVKFSANISNGQYGNSVINQTQVGYGYGPSVSFSLYDIASNHDLVNVYKAEQRVATYKREEVIFELHKIITILYNNVQSQKNILRIKSEAVNAAYVHQKMAEKEFNQGAIALGELSRVTEIYTKTQTEVETTINDLKNYYMQLEQFCGRRFNNN
- a CDS encoding sugar transferase is translated as MYKHFKRSYDICAALAGLILFSPVLIVAAILIKLTSRGNIFYVSPRVGQYYKTFGMIKFRTMYAQSDKQTGLMKDLNQYKTSTDSSTIRTCPFCEILTETCSTLLIADDVVICENLHLMRKAQKKEAAFMKIANDPRVTPLGKLLRKTSIDELPQLINILKGDMSLIGNRPLPLYEAEKLTTDDAISRFNAPSGLTGLWQITKRGKGEVSEQERIELDKTYAKEFSFKTDFKIFMKTFPALLQEENV
- a CDS encoding response regulator transcription factor — translated: MKNQILIIEDQLSTRKLLSHYLQSSFEVVEMENALNALAWLQGGGTPDAIIADIMMPEMTGIEFLKALKIANLKMPPVLMLSSVENSNDKISCFKNGAKDYLLKPFNPTELSFRLHLMLANHLLTKSINK